From Amycolatopsis sp. cg9, one genomic window encodes:
- a CDS encoding maltotransferase domain-containing protein: protein MTGRLGIDDVSPSVSCGRYPAKAVVGEHIPVTATVWREGHDAVAATVAWRGPGDRLTRQTRMVPRGPDHPDEFAAVIVPDTTGPWTFRIDAWSDPWATWEHAVEVKVAAGQGPEDLANDIENGARLLERVSRRPDRRAEKALLTGAVTALRDEARSLAERVGPALSPEIRQLMREFPVRELITKGKPLKLWVDRRRAAYGSWYELFPRSTGGLDAEGKPVHGTFTTAAAALDRVAKMGFDVVYLPPIHPIGRVNRKGPNNTLDAKPEDVGSPWAIGADEGGHDSIHPDLGTFDDFDAFVARSEELGMEVALDFALQAAPDHPWVLKNPEFFTTRPDGSIAYAENPPKKYQDIYPINFDNDPKAVYEEMLRVITVWVEHGVKIFRVDNPHTKPPDFWAWLIQSVKDAHPDVLFLAEAFTRPARLWGLARLGFTQSYTYFTWRTGKQELIDFAVDLRDHWNEGRPNLFVNTPDILHESLQRGGPGMFALRAALAATISPTWGVYSGYELFEHVPVRDGSEEYLDSEKYQLRPRDFERALAEGRSLEPWLAKLNAVRRAHPALQQMRTLHFHHVDNDALLAYSKQDPATGDTVVTVVTLDPYAPQEGTLWLDTGALGFEAHERLIAHDEVTGDTWDWGPANYVRLEPWRAVAHVVSVRRRLAG, encoded by the coding sequence ATGACCGGCCGGCTCGGCATCGACGACGTCTCCCCCAGCGTGAGCTGCGGCCGATATCCGGCCAAAGCCGTTGTGGGGGAACACATCCCGGTCACCGCGACCGTCTGGCGGGAAGGCCACGACGCCGTCGCCGCCACCGTCGCGTGGCGGGGGCCGGGCGACCGGCTGACGCGCCAGACGCGGATGGTGCCGCGGGGACCCGATCACCCCGACGAGTTCGCCGCGGTGATCGTGCCCGACACCACCGGGCCGTGGACCTTCCGCATCGACGCCTGGAGCGACCCCTGGGCGACGTGGGAGCACGCCGTCGAGGTGAAGGTCGCCGCCGGGCAGGGACCCGAGGACCTCGCCAACGACATCGAGAACGGCGCCCGGCTGCTGGAGCGCGTCTCCCGCCGTCCCGACCGCCGCGCCGAGAAAGCGCTTCTGACCGGCGCGGTGACGGCCCTGCGCGACGAAGCGCGGAGCCTCGCCGAGCGCGTCGGGCCCGCGCTGTCGCCCGAAATCCGCCAGCTCATGCGCGAATTCCCGGTGCGCGAACTGATCACCAAGGGCAAGCCGCTCAAGCTCTGGGTCGACCGGCGCCGCGCCGCGTACGGCTCCTGGTACGAGCTCTTCCCGCGCTCCACCGGCGGGCTCGACGCCGAGGGCAAGCCGGTGCACGGCACCTTCACCACCGCGGCGGCCGCGCTCGACCGGGTCGCGAAGATGGGCTTCGACGTCGTCTACCTGCCGCCGATCCACCCGATCGGCCGCGTGAACCGCAAGGGCCCCAACAACACCCTCGACGCCAAGCCCGAAGACGTCGGCTCGCCGTGGGCCATCGGCGCCGATGAGGGCGGGCACGACTCGATCCACCCGGACCTCGGCACCTTTGACGACTTCGACGCCTTCGTGGCCCGCTCCGAAGAGCTCGGCATGGAGGTGGCGCTCGACTTCGCGCTGCAGGCCGCGCCCGACCACCCGTGGGTCCTGAAGAACCCGGAGTTCTTCACCACCCGCCCGGACGGCTCGATCGCCTACGCGGAGAACCCGCCGAAGAAGTACCAGGACATCTACCCGATCAACTTCGACAACGACCCCAAGGCCGTCTACGAGGAGATGCTCCGCGTCATCACGGTCTGGGTCGAGCACGGGGTCAAGATCTTCCGGGTCGACAACCCGCACACCAAGCCGCCGGACTTCTGGGCGTGGCTGATCCAGTCGGTGAAGGACGCCCACCCCGACGTGCTGTTCCTGGCCGAGGCGTTCACCCGCCCGGCGCGGCTGTGGGGCCTGGCCCGGCTCGGCTTCACCCAGAGCTACACGTACTTCACCTGGCGGACCGGCAAGCAGGAGCTGATCGACTTCGCCGTCGACCTGCGCGACCACTGGAACGAAGGCCGCCCGAACCTGTTCGTCAACACCCCGGACATCCTCCACGAGTCGCTGCAGCGCGGCGGCCCGGGCATGTTCGCGCTGCGGGCCGCGCTCGCGGCGACGATCTCGCCGACGTGGGGCGTCTACTCCGGCTACGAGCTGTTCGAGCACGTCCCGGTCCGCGACGGCAGCGAGGAGTACCTCGACTCCGAGAAGTACCAGCTGCGGCCGCGCGACTTCGAGCGCGCGCTCGCCGAAGGGCGCTCGCTGGAGCCGTGGCTGGCGAAGCTGAACGCCGTCCGCCGCGCGCACCCGGCACTGCAGCAGATGCGCACCCTGCACTTCCACCACGTCGACAACGACGCACTGCTGGCCTACTCCAAACAGGACCCGGCCACCGGCGACACCGTGGTCACGGTCGTCACCCTCGACCCGTACGCGCCCCAGGAGGGCACGCTCTGGCTCGACACCGGGGCGCTCGGGTTCGAGGCCCACGAGCGGCTGATCGCGCACGACGAGGTCACCGGCGACACCTGGGACTGGGGGCCGGCGAACTACGTCCGGCTCGAGCCGTGGCGGGCCGTGGCCCACGTGGTGTCGGTCCGGCGGCGGCTGGCCGGTTAG
- the treS gene encoding maltose alpha-D-glucosyltransferase has protein sequence MAEEARPDAALGLDGVPHTGEAMTADGMLVEPQAGDFRSAQQAPSNPEWFKGAVFYEVLVRAFADSNGDGTGDLRGLAGRLDYLAWLGIDCLWLPPFYASPLRDGGYDISDFRAVLPEFGSVEDFVFLLNEAHRRGIRVITDLVLNHTSDAHPWFQQSRNEPDGPYGDYYVWSDDDSRYADARIIFVDTETSNWTYDPVRGQFYWHRFFSHQPDLNFENVDVQNAMIDTLRFWLDLGIDGFRLDAVPYLFEQEGTNCENLPRTHEFLKRCRKVVDDEYPGRILLAEANQWPSDVVEYFGDPAVGGDECHMAFHFPLMPRIFMAVRRESRFPISEIMTQTPEIPSGSQWGIFLRNHDELTLEMVTDDERDYMYAEYAKDPRMKANIGIRRRLAPLLDNDRNQQELFTAMLLSLPGSPVLYYGDEIGMGDNIWLGDRDAVRTPMQWTPDRNAGFSSCDPGRIYLPVIMDPVYGYQGLNVEAQSNNASSLLNWTRRMIEVRKEHHAFAEGEFVDLGGSNPSVLAYKRQWRRPDGGEDVVLCVNNLSRFPQPVELDLSAHRGCTPVELTGGVRFPSIGDLSYLLTLPGHGFYWFQLTSPGDEGETR, from the coding sequence ATGGCGGAGGAGGCCCGCCCCGACGCGGCACTCGGGCTGGACGGCGTGCCGCACACCGGCGAGGCGATGACCGCCGACGGGATGCTCGTCGAGCCCCAGGCCGGCGATTTCCGGTCGGCGCAGCAGGCGCCGAGCAACCCGGAGTGGTTCAAGGGCGCGGTGTTCTACGAGGTGCTGGTGCGCGCGTTCGCCGACTCCAACGGCGACGGCACCGGCGACCTGCGCGGCCTGGCCGGCCGGCTGGACTACCTGGCGTGGCTCGGCATCGACTGCCTGTGGCTGCCGCCGTTCTACGCCTCGCCGTTGCGCGACGGCGGCTACGACATCAGCGACTTCCGGGCGGTGCTGCCGGAGTTCGGCAGCGTCGAGGACTTCGTCTTCCTGCTCAACGAGGCGCACCGGCGCGGCATCCGGGTGATCACCGACCTGGTGCTCAACCACACCTCGGACGCGCACCCGTGGTTCCAGCAGTCGCGCAACGAACCCGACGGCCCGTACGGCGACTACTACGTGTGGAGCGACGACGACTCGCGCTACGCCGACGCGCGGATCATCTTCGTCGACACCGAGACGTCGAACTGGACCTACGACCCGGTGCGCGGCCAGTTCTACTGGCACCGGTTCTTCTCCCACCAGCCCGACCTGAACTTCGAGAACGTCGACGTCCAGAACGCCATGATCGACACCCTGCGGTTCTGGCTCGACCTGGGCATCGACGGGTTCCGCCTCGACGCCGTGCCGTACCTGTTCGAGCAGGAGGGCACCAACTGCGAGAACCTGCCGCGCACGCACGAATTCCTCAAGCGCTGCCGGAAGGTCGTCGACGACGAGTACCCGGGCCGGATCCTGCTGGCCGAGGCCAACCAGTGGCCCTCGGACGTCGTCGAGTACTTCGGCGACCCGGCGGTCGGCGGCGACGAGTGCCACATGGCGTTCCACTTCCCGCTGATGCCGCGGATCTTCATGGCCGTGCGCCGCGAGTCGCGGTTCCCGATCTCGGAGATCATGACCCAGACCCCGGAGATCCCCAGCGGCAGCCAGTGGGGGATCTTCCTGCGCAACCACGACGAGCTGACCCTCGAGATGGTCACCGACGACGAGCGCGACTACATGTACGCGGAGTACGCCAAGGACCCGCGCATGAAGGCCAACATCGGCATCCGCCGCCGGCTGGCCCCGCTGCTGGACAACGACCGGAACCAGCAGGAGCTCTTCACCGCGATGCTGCTGTCCCTGCCGGGCTCGCCCGTTCTGTACTACGGTGACGAGATCGGCATGGGAGACAACATCTGGCTCGGTGACCGCGACGCGGTGCGCACGCCCATGCAGTGGACCCCGGACCGCAACGCCGGGTTCTCCAGCTGCGACCCGGGCCGGATCTACCTGCCGGTGATCATGGACCCGGTGTACGGCTACCAGGGCCTGAACGTCGAGGCGCAGTCGAACAACGCGTCTTCGCTGCTCAACTGGACCCGGCGGATGATCGAGGTGCGCAAGGAGCACCACGCCTTCGCCGAAGGCGAGTTCGTCGACCTCGGCGGGTCCAACCCGAGCGTGCTGGCCTACAAGCGCCAGTGGCGGCGCCCGGACGGCGGCGAAGACGTCGTGCTCTGCGTGAACAACCTCTCCCGGTTCCCGCAGCCGGTGGAGCTGGACCTGTCCGCGCACCGCGGGTGCACGCCGGTGGAGCTCACCGGCGGCGTGCGGTTCCCCAGCATCGGGGACCTGTCGTACCTGCTGACGCTGCCCGGGCACGGCTTCTACTGGTTCCAGCTGACGAGCCCGGGAGACGAAGGCGAAACGAGGTGA
- the glgX gene encoding glycogen debranching protein GlgX, with product MATRPSADHVLAGRPFPLGAHPEAGGVRFAITSAVADAVELCLIDADGSERRIALTERTFGVWHGLVPGVTPGQRYGYRIHGPYDPARGLRCNPHKLLVDPYARQITGGLTDLTAAQGFTGDPERGPMSTVDSRGSVPLSVVSSPGGPDTGVKPEVPFEEAVVYELHVKGFTQRHPFIPEALRGTYLGLAHPVAIEYLTRLGVTSVELLPVHSFLDEPSLVRAGRHNYWGYSPLGFFAPHAAYASEPGHEVEEFRLMVAALHAAGIEVILDVVFNHTCEGGPDGPTLSFRGLNAPVYYLHTDRGHMADITGCGNTLEAGSPTVVRLVTDSLRYWTQEMGVDGFRFDLASTLGRPRGGAFDPASTLLTAITADPVLSRCKLIAEPWDATGEGYRVGGFGAQWAEWNGRYRDTVRDFWRGATGVRDLAYRLSGSSDLYDHNLRRPWQSINFVTAHDGFTLRDLVSYNEKHNEANGEDNRDGGNDNRSWNHGAEGETTDPAIRALRTRQARNMFATLLLSTGTPMLTMGDEFWRTQHGNNNAYCLDGETSWLDWTPDDPEAEAMLAFARRVVRLRANSPALRQPEFFEGRTTPTGKPDLVWFRPDGEEFGENDWFEDRHTLGMWIDGSNSQARNREGALVPDHSWLLWLHAGDAPGEVVLPGREYGETFKPTLDTSTADGSPANPGALEAKSRVTLQSRSLLLLRAPRLAAEPQPESY from the coding sequence ATGGCCACACGACCCTCCGCCGACCACGTCCTCGCCGGCCGCCCCTTTCCGCTCGGTGCCCACCCCGAGGCGGGCGGCGTGCGGTTCGCGATCACGTCCGCCGTCGCGGACGCCGTCGAGCTGTGCCTGATCGACGCCGACGGGTCGGAACGCCGGATCGCGCTCACCGAGCGCACCTTCGGCGTCTGGCACGGCCTGGTGCCCGGCGTGACGCCGGGGCAGCGCTACGGCTACCGGATCCACGGCCCCTACGACCCCGCCCGCGGCCTGCGGTGCAACCCGCACAAGCTGCTGGTCGACCCGTACGCGCGGCAGATCACCGGCGGGCTGACCGACCTGACCGCGGCCCAGGGCTTCACCGGTGACCCCGAACGCGGGCCGATGTCCACTGTGGACTCCCGGGGCAGCGTGCCGCTGTCGGTGGTCAGCTCGCCGGGCGGGCCGGACACCGGGGTCAAGCCGGAGGTGCCGTTCGAGGAGGCGGTCGTCTACGAGCTGCACGTCAAGGGGTTCACCCAGCGGCACCCGTTCATCCCGGAGGCGCTGCGCGGCACCTACCTCGGCCTGGCCCACCCGGTCGCGATCGAGTACCTGACCCGGCTCGGCGTCACGTCGGTGGAGCTGCTGCCGGTGCACTCGTTCCTCGACGAGCCGTCCCTGGTCCGCGCCGGCCGGCACAACTACTGGGGCTACTCGCCGCTCGGCTTCTTCGCCCCGCACGCCGCCTACGCCAGCGAGCCCGGCCACGAGGTCGAGGAGTTCCGGCTGATGGTGGCCGCCCTGCACGCGGCGGGCATCGAAGTGATCCTCGACGTCGTGTTCAACCACACCTGCGAGGGCGGGCCGGACGGGCCGACGCTGAGCTTCCGCGGGCTCAACGCGCCGGTCTACTACCTGCACACCGATCGCGGGCACATGGCCGACATCACCGGCTGCGGCAACACCCTGGAGGCGGGCTCGCCGACCGTCGTGCGGCTGGTGACCGACTCGCTGCGGTACTGGACGCAGGAGATGGGCGTCGACGGCTTCCGGTTCGACCTCGCCAGCACGCTCGGGCGGCCCCGCGGCGGCGCGTTCGACCCGGCCTCGACGCTGCTCACCGCGATCACCGCCGACCCGGTGCTGTCCCGGTGCAAGCTCATCGCCGAGCCGTGGGACGCCACCGGCGAGGGCTACCGCGTCGGCGGCTTCGGCGCCCAGTGGGCGGAATGGAACGGCCGCTACCGCGACACCGTCCGCGACTTCTGGCGCGGCGCGACCGGCGTCCGCGACCTCGCCTACCGGCTGTCCGGTTCGTCGGACCTGTACGACCACAACCTGCGCCGGCCGTGGCAGTCGATCAACTTCGTCACCGCGCACGACGGCTTCACGCTGCGGGACCTGGTGTCCTACAACGAAAAGCACAACGAGGCCAACGGCGAGGACAACCGCGACGGCGGCAACGACAACCGCTCGTGGAACCACGGCGCCGAGGGGGAGACGACCGACCCGGCGATCCGCGCGCTGCGCACCCGGCAGGCCCGGAACATGTTCGCCACGCTGCTGCTGTCCACCGGCACCCCGATGCTCACCATGGGCGACGAGTTCTGGCGGACCCAGCACGGCAACAACAACGCGTACTGCCTCGACGGCGAAACGTCCTGGCTGGACTGGACGCCGGACGACCCCGAGGCCGAGGCCATGCTCGCGTTCGCCCGCCGGGTGGTGCGGCTGCGCGCGAACAGCCCGGCGCTGCGGCAGCCGGAGTTCTTCGAAGGCCGGACCACCCCGACCGGCAAGCCCGACCTGGTCTGGTTCCGCCCGGACGGCGAGGAGTTCGGCGAGAACGACTGGTTCGAGGACCGCCACACGCTCGGCATGTGGATCGACGGCTCGAACAGCCAGGCCCGCAACCGCGAGGGCGCGCTGGTACCCGACCACTCGTGGCTGCTGTGGCTGCACGCGGGCGACGCGCCGGGCGAGGTCGTCCTGCCGGGCCGTGAGTACGGCGAGACGTTCAAGCCGACGCTCGACACGAGCACCGCGGACGGCAGCCCGGCCAACCCGGGCGCGCTGGAGGCCAAGAGCCGGGTGACGCTGCAGTCGCGGTCGCTGCTGTTGCTGCGGGCCCCGCGGCTGGCGGCGGAACCGCAGCCGGAGAGCTACTGA